The DNA sequence AAACTGCGATTCAGTAAGCGTACCTTCCAGTTTGAGCTGTTGGGGAATGAGGACGTATTTGTCCATCGGGAATCGATGCCCGGGGGGGAGTGGATACCGGTAGATGGGGGACCAGGAAACTTTTAGCAAGGTTGACCAATTTTTGTGGCGCAATTTTAACGAAAAAATCCCAGTTTGGATTCAACCCTCTTATCAAGCGTGGGTCTATTTTGAATATCGCACAAAACTCACCTTCATTGACTCAGTATCATGTCAAGATTCCTCAAAATTCTCTTCTATGGAGCCGTTACCCTCGGGTTGATGGCATTTTTCTACGGAGATAAATTCTTCGGAGCATTCAATGATGGCTGCCATCGCCACGAATCTCACAAATCTCATGGATGTCATTCAACTGAAAGACACGGTCACCATAGCTATGACGCCCATGATCTAGCGGGATTTGATCGTGTGAAAGTTGGCGGAAACTACGAGGTGATTTTGGTTCAGGATGATGAATTCAAAGTCTCTATTGATTCCGATTCTCCCGAATCGATTGATGCGTATGTATCTGCCAGCCAATTGGTCATCATGCCATCCAAAAAATGGGGGAGAGACCAAGACCAATCCGCTCGGATCACCATTGCCCTGCCTGTACTTCGCAAATTGCAGGTGGAAGGCTCCGCGGATGTAGAAACTCGTGGAACCCTCCAGACTGATAGGCTCTGTATTAAGTTCTCTGGTGCTTCTGAGGCTGACTTGGACATTGAAGCCGATAATCTGGAAGTCCACATGTCGGGAGCATCGGACATGAATTTGTCTGGTTCTGCAGATCAAATGGAAATCAAGGCTTCCGGAGCTGGCGAGATTCAAGCCAAAGACCTTCAGGCAGAACATGTACAAGTATCCGTTTCTGGGGCAGGTTCTGTTTCTGTTTATGCCTCAGAGTCTTTGCAAGCCTCTGCTTCCGGTGCAGGTAATGTAACCTTCCGAGGTAATCCTTCCCAGATCTCTCAGCATGTTTCGGGTGCAGGAAGTATTCGCAGCAAATAAGATATTCTCAATAGAGTAACCTATGAAAAACCTAGTTTCAGGCCTGATGGTCTGCCTCTTGATAAGCGTTTTTGGCTTCCAGACACTTCTTGGACAGGATGTTCGGGGTACAGGTGAGGTGATCTCAAGGACGATGGACGTCGATCGATTTGATGGCATGGCCATCGACGGGGTATGGTCCATTACGTTGGTTCAGTCATCCCAAAGCAAAGTGACCGTTGAAACAGATCGTGCTTTGTTGCCTCATATCCAGATTC is a window from the Pontibacter sp. G13 genome containing:
- a CDS encoding head GIN domain-containing protein → MSRFLKILFYGAVTLGLMAFFYGDKFFGAFNDGCHRHESHKSHGCHSTERHGHHSYDAHDLAGFDRVKVGGNYEVILVQDDEFKVSIDSDSPESIDAYVSASQLVIMPSKKWGRDQDQSARITIALPVLRKLQVEGSADVETRGTLQTDRLCIKFSGASEADLDIEADNLEVHMSGASDMNLSGSADQMEIKASGAGEIQAKDLQAEHVQVSVSGAGSVSVYASESLQASASGAGNVTFRGNPSQISQHVSGAGSIRSK